The genomic DNA GCGCGGCGCGGGTCGGTGAGCCGGAACCGGGCGGCGAGGGTCAGATGGGGCTCCAGCAGGTTGCGCGGCAGCCGGGCACGTGCCTCCTCCACGACCTCGCCGGGCACCGGGACTCCCATGGCACCGGTGAGCCGCTCGTGCGCCCGTCGCCAGAAGTCCGGGTCCGCGTGCAGCGAGGCCCAGTGTCGCAGGGCCTCCTCGAAATGGCCGAAAGCGGCGTCGTCGCCGGCCGCCTCCAGGTCGTACGCGCGGGCGTGGTGCGCGATGGCGAGGTGGTGGACGACCTCGGCGTCCGCCCCGGCCGCCGGCGCCTCCTCCCAGAGCCGGACGGCCGCGCTCGTCCAGGGCTGCAGCTCCCCGTCCTGCCACAGCGCCTCGTACGCCGACGCGGACGTGGGCGCCGCGGCGGTGACCAGCCCGGACAACTCCTCCTGCAACCGCTCCAGTTCGCCGGCCAGCCGCTCCAGCTCGGGCCCCGCCGTCATCCGCCGGCCCCCTCCCCGCTCCGGCGGGCGAAGCCGCGTCCCAGCTCGGTGCCGGCGAAGGCCGCCGCCATCGCCCGGAAGGTCTCCGGGCACCGGCGCCTGCCCAGACCCTCCATCGCCAGCGCGCGGGCCCCGCCGCCGTCGTCACGGCGCAGCGCCGCCTCGGTCGCGAGGGCGTAGACCTCGGGGACCATCGCGGTATCCGGCAGCGCCCGGTTGAGGTCGAGCGCCTCCCGGCGCAGTTCGTCCGCGAGGTCGAGGTCGCCGCGCCGCAGCGCCCCGCGGAGGTGTTCCGTCAGCGTCTCCAGCCGCTGCCTCGGCGTCGGGGTACGGGGCGGGGGCGCCCCGGCCGGAGCGTCCAGCGCGCGCAGGAGGGCGCCGGCGTCCGGGTACCGGTCGGTGGCCAGCGGGCTGAGCGCACGCATGACGACCGCCTCGAAGGGGTGGTCCCGCACCTCCGGGTTGCGGGTGCCCGGCGGCTCCGCGTCGCGCAGCTTCAGCCGTACGAGGGTGTCGGTGTCGGGGGCGGTGACCTCGTCCGGTGCGGCGGCGCGGAGCTGGTCCTGGTGCGGGAGGCGGCCGGTGAGCATCTGGTAGCAGATGAGGCCGAGCGCGTAGACGTCGGCCTCGGGGCCCGCCTCCTGCAACTGCAGCACCTCGGCCGGTACGTACCACACCGTTCCGGTGGCGGCGGGCGCGCGGCGCAGCAGCGAGCTGACGCGGCGGGCGAGCCCGAAGTCGCCGATCTTCAGCGATCCCGACGCCGAGACGAGGATGTTGCCCGGTTTCAGGTCCAGGTGGACGACGCCCCGCCCGTGCAGGAAGGCGAGCCCCTGGCAGAGCTGGCGGGCGTAGTCGCGCACGGTCTCGACCGGGAGCTGGCCGCCGCGCAGCCGCCAGGCCAGGTCGCCCCTGGCCAGCTCCGTCACCATGTACGGCCGTCCGGTGGCGCCGCCCTCGACGCCGGCGTCGTGGCAGGTGAGGAAGCGGTCGCGGACCACCGGATCCGGGCACTTCTCCACCACCTCGATCAACTGCAGTGCCTCGCCGAGCAGTTCGGGCACCGGTACCGCCCGCTCGGCGTGGAAGAGCTTGACGCCCACCTGCCGGAGCGTGTGCCCGAGCACGCGGAGTTCGGCCCGGTGGACCGTGCCGAACATGCCCCGGCCGAGCTTCTCGTGCAGCAGGTAGCGACCGTCGAGCAGCTCAGCCACCGGCGTTCACCACCGACAGCCGCTCGCCGTCCACCACGATCCGCGCCCGTTCGACGGACTCGCCGCGGGCGTCGGCCTCGTCCAGCAGCCGCAGCAGCGGGGGGAAGACGCCGTCGATGTAGCGGTTCACGCCGCGGGCGGCCTCCTGGCCGCGCCGGGTGACCGCCAGTTCCGCGATCCGCGCCGGCACGTCCTGCTGCCAGTACAGCTCGACGCCGAGCTGGGTCCCCACCTGGGCGGCCTGGCGGCGCAGCCCGCCGAGCGCGATGGCTTCGAGCTGGTCCTGCCGGAACGCCTCGAAGAGGATCACCTCGTCGATCCGGTTGAGGAACTCGGGCCGGAAGAACCCCTCCATGATCCGCCGCATGTGGGCGGCGTCGTCAGGGCCTTCGCCCGCGCCGTACGGCTCCGGGCCGCCCGCCGGGCCGGTGCTGCCGAGGTTCGAGGTGAGCACGATGACCGAGTCCCGGGCGTCGCGCACGGGTCCCGCCGGGTCGCTGATCTGCCCCTCGTCCAGCAGCCGCAGGAGCGCGTCGAGCACCCTGCCGTCCGCCTTCTCGACCTCGTCGAAGAGCAGCACCCGGCGGGGGTTGTCGCGGAGTCCGTTGGTGAGCTTGCCCTCGCCGAAGCCGACGTAGCCGGGCGCGGCGCCGATGAAGTTGTTCATCGACTCCTTGGTGTTGAACTGGCCCATCTCGAAGAAGAGCACGTCGTCCTCCGACCCGTACACGACCTTGGCGAGCACGCGGGCGGCCAGGGTCTTGCCGGTGCCGCTCCGGCCGCAGAACAGGAACCTGGCCAGGGGCCGGTCCTGGAGCCGCAGGCCGCGTCTGAGCGACCGGGTGATCATTTCGAGGGACGGGGTGAGGCGCTCGATGACCGACTCCCGCCCGACGAGGCGCTCGTGCATCCAGGCGAGCGATTCGTGCAGGGGCGGCATGTCCGCCCGGGAGTCCGCATCCGGCTCCTGCGGCACGTGCTCCTGGTAGAGGGTGTCGGCGAAGCGGCGCAGCCGGGTGATGTCGATACGGGTGCCGCGCAGGAACCCCGCGGCCAGCCCGACGGGGGTGTCGAGCAGCGCGGCGAGCAGGTCGCGTTCGGCGATCAGTTCGCCGCGGCGCTGCGCGGTGACCGCGGCGGCCTTCTCCAGCGTGCGCGCGAGCGGTTCGTGGACGCCCTCGCGGGACAGCGCCACCCGGGCGCCGGACGGGCCGGGCGCGCCGGAGGGAGGGGCGCCGTTGCCGGTGAGGGACACGAGCTGCGTGCGCAGCGCGCGTACGTCGTGGCCCAGGAAGCCGCACCCCTGCTCGACCAGGCCGTTGGGCACGGCGGCCATGGCCCGCAGCAGGAGCGTGGTGGGCAGCGGGGCGGCCTCCGCCCCGCCGCCCCGCGCGGCCAGTCCGGCCAGTTCGGTCAGCACCCGCCGAGTTCCCGGGCTGAAGCGGTCGGGCAGCAGCCGGCCGTCG from Streptomyces sp. CMB-StM0423 includes the following:
- a CDS encoding AAA family ATPase, yielding MLWEGVALENLGIDRLDPALLAAADGLAGAVAAAVETGAARVEPSHLVITLARLPGSEAARLFDRSGIPVEAFVEALRAKSPPRTGLPPTALTAGTAAPATRELLAALPAGAGERHLLAAALARLEPAAAELLVEYGRVDLDRAIGELCAEPAAPREVFGDDGRLLPDRFSPGTRRVLTELAGLAARGGGAEAAPLPTTLLLRAMAAVPNGLVEQGCGFLGHDVRALRTQLVSLTGNGAPPSGAPGPSGARVALSREGVHEPLARTLEKAAAVTAQRRGELIAERDLLAALLDTPVGLAAGFLRGTRIDITRLRRFADTLYQEHVPQEPDADSRADMPPLHESLAWMHERLVGRESVIERLTPSLEMITRSLRRGLRLQDRPLARFLFCGRSGTGKTLAARVLAKVVYGSEDDVLFFEMGQFNTKESMNNFIGAAPGYVGFGEGKLTNGLRDNPRRVLLFDEVEKADGRVLDALLRLLDEGQISDPAGPVRDARDSVIVLTSNLGSTGPAGGPEPYGAGEGPDDAAHMRRIMEGFFRPEFLNRIDEVILFEAFRQDQLEAIALGGLRRQAAQVGTQLGVELYWQQDVPARIAELAVTRRGQEAARGVNRYIDGVFPPLLRLLDEADARGESVERARIVVDGERLSVVNAGG
- a CDS encoding serine/threonine-protein kinase, which translates into the protein MAELLDGRYLLHEKLGRGMFGTVHRAELRVLGHTLRQVGVKLFHAERAVPVPELLGEALQLIEVVEKCPDPVVRDRFLTCHDAGVEGGATGRPYMVTELARGDLAWRLRGGQLPVETVRDYARQLCQGLAFLHGRGVVHLDLKPGNILVSASGSLKIGDFGLARRVSSLLRRAPAATGTVWYVPAEVLQLQEAGPEADVYALGLICYQMLTGRLPHQDQLRAAAPDEVTAPDTDTLVRLKLRDAEPPGTRNPEVRDHPFEAVVMRALSPLATDRYPDAGALLRALDAPAGAPPPRTPTPRQRLETLTEHLRGALRRGDLDLADELRREALDLNRALPDTAMVPEVYALATEAALRRDDGGGARALAMEGLGRRRCPETFRAMAAAFAGTELGRGFARRSGEGAGG